A window of Bacteroidota bacterium contains these coding sequences:
- a CDS encoding acyl-CoA carboxylase subunit beta — translation MDIEFNRNEDALKLLISAMEQRFQKVALGGGKSRIEKQHEQGKLTARERIDYLLDKDSPRIEIGAFAGEDMYAEHGGCPSGGVVVMIGYVKKQQCIVVANDATVKAGAWFPITGKKNLRAQEIAIENRLPIIYLVDSAGVYLPMQDEIFPDKENFGRIFRNNAIMSAEGILQIAAIMGSCVAGGAYLPIMSDEAMIVDKTGTIFLAGSYLVKAAIGESIDNETLGGATTHCEVSGVTDYKCKDDKDCLDRIRNIMDKVGATNKAGFSRTEAKLPKLDPKEIFGILPDTRDKAYDMREIINRLVDDSSFEEYKELYGQTILCGLARIDGWAVGIVANQRKVVKSKKGEMQFGGVIYSDSADKAARFIMNCNQKKIPLVFLQDATGFMVGSRSEQGGIIKDGAKLVNAMSNSVVPKFTVIIGNSFGAANYAMCGKAYDPRLIVGWPTAQIAVMGGSQAAKTLLQIQVSTLKAKGQELSKEDEDAMFEKIRSRYEAQMSPYYAAARLWVDAIIHPLDTRKWISMGIEAANNAPITKRYNVGVIQT, via the coding sequence ATAGATATTGAATTTAACCGCAACGAAGACGCGCTTAAGCTGCTCATTTCGGCCATGGAACAGCGTTTTCAGAAGGTTGCGCTGGGCGGCGGCAAAAGCCGTATCGAAAAACAGCACGAGCAGGGCAAACTCACCGCGCGTGAGCGTATTGATTACCTGCTCGACAAAGATTCGCCGCGCATTGAAATTGGTGCGTTTGCCGGCGAAGATATGTATGCCGAACACGGCGGCTGCCCGTCGGGCGGCGTGGTGGTAATGATTGGCTACGTAAAAAAACAGCAGTGCATTGTAGTAGCCAACGACGCTACCGTGAAAGCGGGCGCATGGTTCCCCATTACCGGCAAAAAGAACCTGCGTGCGCAGGAAATTGCCATTGAAAACCGCCTGCCCATTATTTACCTCGTGGACAGCGCGGGCGTGTATCTGCCCATGCAGGACGAGATTTTCCCCGACAAGGAAAACTTCGGCCGCATTTTCCGAAACAACGCCATCATGTCGGCCGAAGGCATTCTGCAAATTGCAGCCATCATGGGCTCGTGCGTGGCGGGAGGCGCTTACCTGCCCATTATGAGCGACGAAGCTATGATTGTGGACAAAACCGGCACCATTTTCCTCGCCGGCTCCTACTTAGTAAAAGCCGCCATTGGCGAAAGCATCGACAATGAAACACTGGGCGGCGCCACCACGCATTGCGAAGTATCGGGCGTAACCGATTACAAGTGCAAAGACGATAAAGACTGCCTCGACCGCATCCGCAACATCATGGACAAGGTGGGCGCCACGAATAAAGCCGGTTTCAGCCGCACCGAAGCCAAACTTCCGAAGCTCGACCCGAAAGAAATTTTCGGCATCCTGCCCGATACCCGCGACAAAGCCTACGACATGCGCGAAATCATCAATCGCCTTGTGGACGATTCGTCGTTTGAAGAATACAAGGAGCTGTACGGGCAAACCATACTCTGCGGCCTTGCGCGCATTGATGGCTGGGCGGTGGGCATTGTGGCCAACCAGCGTAAAGTGGTGAAAAGCAAGAAAGGCGAAATGCAGTTTGGCGGCGTAATTTATTCCGACTCGGCCGACAAAGCTGCACGGTTCATTATGAACTGCAACCAGAAGAAAATTCCGCTGGTATTTTTGCAGGATGCCACCGGCTTTATGGTTGGTTCGCGTTCTGAGCAGGGCGGCATTATTAAGGATGGCGCCAAATTAGTAAACGCGATGAGCAATTCGGTGGTGCCCAAATTTACGGTAATCATCGGCAATTCGTTTGGTGCGGCCAACTATGCCATGTGCGGCAAGGCTTACGATCCGCGTCTGATTGTGGGCTGGCCTACGGCACAGATTGCGGTAATGGGCGGGTCGCAGGCGGCCAAAACACTGCTTCAGATTCAGGTAAGCACGCTCAAAGCCAAAGGACAGGAGCTTTCGAAAGAAGATGAAGATGCCATGTTCGAGAAAATCCGCTCACGCTACGAGGCGCAGATGTCGCCCTATTACGCGGCTGCGCGGCTTTGGGTGGACGCCATCATTCACCCGCTCGATACGCGGAAATGGATTTCGATGGGCATTGAAGCCGCCAACAATGCGCCCATTACCAAACGTTACAATGTAGGCGTAATTCAAACCTGA